A portion of the Malassezia japonica chromosome 3, complete sequence genome contains these proteins:
- a CDS encoding uncharacterized protein (EggNog:ENOG503NVW7; COG:S) translates to MGDASEGRAIRVTYATHTSPQSAALLSHVTGLLKQQFPLRNVHWRPSPATRSLRPPATRAAGSVALSPHAIRTLQMLPVDLVPLQNVVNADRRKPVLERTPCVHLFFVACDDNDVYRSKVRNEVRNWIASLPACMPQDFAGLRVTQDEGREVQASIEPEFLIVLVRPMQDATPPAPPSVGAGMHPAMAHTSSSGASAASKGAMGRFYNMNKGTVLEKLKADFNSTTHERVVHLAKLPAGGQVPANDPVIWIELMARMKENVANTIGNLVELQDRTITAYDQMHGQPGWSFCGSLARTERLIETLERVELMEDSLALYDELDQRLAVGLADGSAHVKRIGGTDPGDDSLLLLGPLRKPYQSLLEQETISLFDLRCYLFAQRAMLLGTLGHVVKVMQATPAFIASIAQMYAQHGTQGLPPFFVEAWSFSVSLDAVEQCQAWLVEQTAEDDEDAAKLHAFHAAKAELLELAIRQLLRIGILVGHLPNEEPFSLALAGRTPDAQPSDAPITRKELAEAMASRDVFDSQLRNLIHRSVLAASLSQQRNRLFRLKFVLSCLELLRGSYNDASKLFDELLAMDRLASWGPLHSALLAKHLACLRLQQLDHGPSWTEANITALQAVCATRCLPHAPHHLDEKALLDKLCASSEALQADATLVGYNGLAVQLTAFRAERRDDDDGAWLSCDVISHLPFSLEVADVGICVSNYQQNQLWFRSGAMTLEPGVSHAKVYCPMPATGFFHLQATQVRLGKHVLLEHIVQGGVSLSTLADAQQHEYIRPRVFLPADGDAARIDSSPQMHVRFDAQRHAVLEVHSGRNALRASLVLEPGPGVQFAPYDPATYALRASQGTPSLTEKEGTLHLSDVPPHTTCKIELPLATIPRAAHFEMIVAMRYHTSQSHADEQRTLMRRLQVSLALPLGIHIQDHFRLSQILSRLTLEASHGHYARTAAPSIVAPEEAELSVQVPSAGMTVLAPNEPSAFLLRFTPKDGVRRTANAKPFRLTVSYRSLRDEALASVLHALAALEPDSALSGGDLVLLHEAIAHTVAESMDEEAYAWTGQHSIGTYDPAYWQRHTQRWGWPRDSAKTKAMLALIEALYERMKTPEDVAALVPPSGEAVQAPSDASETQRLAWNAAQERLQWRTLSLPLEVPLVDAIAAVTMQADSTRVLVGQPLEVTITIQVSLCWGAEKSAVAASGVATHGKEEETPKTDAEAAKTEAKAPEAGAAEPDAAESDTPTDTSSDASSAQKPKAHLQYNIAGDYVHWLVWGDKKGTLVLPADSLSSTHTLRATLLPVHAGSLLLPRVRIAPVAPTSRPFHCETYMTNSAACVDAVDPLTPDTYWVDLRPNERLAV, encoded by the coding sequence ATGGGCGATGCGTCAGAGGGACGCGCGATTCGCGTCACCTACGCGACGCATACCTCGCCGCAGTCTGCGGCATTGCTGAGCCATGTGACAGGACTGCTAAAGCAGCAGTTTCCCCTGCGCAACGTGCActggcggccgtcgcccgccacgcgctcgctgcggcccccggcgacgcgcgctgcggGTTCGGTGGCCTTGTCGCCCCATGCGatccgcacgctgcagaTGCTTCCTGTAGACCTCGTGCCGTTGCAGAACGTGGTGAATGCGGACCGCCGCAagccggtgctcgagcgcacgccgtgcgtGCACCTGTTCTTTGTCGCCTGCGACGACAACGACGTGTACCGCAGCAAAGTGCGCAACGAAGTGCGAAACTGGATAGCGTCGCTCCCGGCGTGCATGCCACAGGACTTTGCAGGGCTTCGCGTGACGCAGGACGAGGggcgcgaggtgcaggcgTCGATCGAGCCCGAGTTTCTCAtcgtgctcgtgcgcccgaTGCAAGatgcgacgccgcccgcgccgccaagCGTGGGGGCTGGGATGCACCCGGCCATGGCACACACCTCATCGTCGGGGGCTTCGGCCGCGTCCAAGGGGGCGATGGGGCGCTTCTACAATATGAACAAGGGAACGGTCCTCGAAAAGCTCAAGGCCGACTTTAACTCGAcgacgcacgagcgcgttgtgcacctcgccaagctccCGGCGGGGGGACAGGTGCCGGCAAACGACCCGGTGATCTGGATCGAGCTCATGGCGCGCATGAAGGAGAACGTCGCCAACACGATAGGcaacctcgtcgagctccagGACCGCACCATCACCGCGTACGACCAGATGCACGGCCAGCCAGGCTGGAGCTTTTGCGGCTCGCTCGCACGCACAGAACGGCTCATCGAGACGCtggagcgtgtcgagctgaTGGAGGACAGCCTCGCGCTctacgacgagctcgaccagcgcctcgcagTGGGGCTTGCCGACGGCAGTGCGCACGTCaagcgcatcggcggcacggATCCGGGAGACGACAgcctcctgctcctcgggccgctgcgcaagccGTATCagtcgctgctcgagcaagAGACCATCTCGCTGTTTGACCTGCGCTGCTACCTCTTTGCACAGCGGGCCatgctcctcggcacgctgggGCACGTCGTCAAGGTCAtgcaggcgacgccggcaTTTATCGCGAGCATCGCACAAATGTACGCACAGCACGGCACGCAAGGCCTGCCCCCGTTCTTTGTCGAGGCCTGGTCCTTCTCCGTCTCGCTCGATGCAGTGGAGCAATGCCAGGCgtggctcgtcgagcagacCGCCGAGGACGATGAGGACGCGGCGAAGCTGCACGCATTCCAcgccgccaaggccgagctgcttgaGCTGGCGATTCggcagctcctgcgcatcggcatcctcgtcggccatcTGCCCAACGAAGAGCCGTTCTCACTCGCACTCGCAGGGCGCACGCCGGACGCACAGCCTTCCGACGCGCCCATCACGCGCAAggagcttgccgaggcAATGGCGAGCCGCGACGTGTTTGACTCGCAGCTACGCAACCTCATCCACCGCTCGGTCCtggccgcctcgctcagCCAGCAGCGGAACAGGCTGTTCCGTCTCAAGTTTGTTCTGAGctgcctcgagctgctgcgggGCTCGTACAACGACGCGTCCAAGCTATTTGACGAGCTCCTGGCGATGGACCGCCTCGCATCGTGGGGGCCGCTGCACAGCGCGCTACTCGCCAAGCACCTCGCATGCCTGCGcctccagcagctcgaccacGGGCCGTCGTGGACCGAGGCCAACATCAccgcgctccaggcggtgtgcgcgacgcggtgcctgccgcatgcgccgcaccaCCTCGATGAAAAGGCGCTACTCGACAAGctctgcgcctcgagcgaggcgctgcaggcggacgcgacgctcgtcggctACAATGGCCTTGCCGTTCAGCTCACTGCTTTTCGcgcagagcgccgcgatgaCGACGATGGCGCTTGGCTGTCGTGCGACGTCATTTCGCACCTCCCTTTCTCGTTGGAGGTCGCAGACGTCGGTATATGCGTATCCAACTATCAGCAGAACCAGCTGTGGTtccgcagcggcgccatgacgctcgagccgggCGTCTCGCATGCCAAGGTGTACTGCCCGATGCCAGCCACGGGATTCTTCCACCTGCAGGCGACGCAGGTTCGCCTAGGCAAGCATGTGCTTTTGGAGCACATTGTGCAGGGCGGCGTGTCGCTttcgacgctcgccgatgcaCAACAGCACGAGTACATCCGGCCCCGTGTCTTTTTGCCGgcggacggcgacgcggcgcgcatcgactcGTCGCCCCAGATGCATGTGCGCTTCGACGCACAGCGCCACGCGGTACTCGAGGTGCACTCGGGCCGCAATGCGCtccgcgcgtcgctcgtcctcgagccaGGCCCGGGCGTGCAGTTTGCGCCATACGATCCCGCGACTtacgccttgcgcgcctcgcaaggcacgccgtcgctcaCAGAAAAGGAAGGCACGCTGCACCTCTCCGACGTCCCGCCACACACGACGTGCAAAATTGagctgccgctcgcgacgatcccgcgtgctgcgcactTTGAAATGATTGTCGCGATGCGCTACCATACGTCGCAGAGCCatgccgacgagcagcgcacgctcatGCGCCGCTTGCAGGTCAGCCTTGCACTGCCCCTCGGCATCCATATCCAGGACCACTTCCGCCTGAGCCAGATCCTCTCGCGcctcacgctcgaggcgagcCATGGGCACTATGCCCGCACCGCGGCCCCAAgcatcgtcgcgccggAGGAGGCCGAACTCAGTGTCCAGGTACCGTCGGCTGGCATGACGGTTCTTGCGCCGAACGAGCCGAGTGCATTCCTCTTGCGCTTCACGCCCAAAGAcggcgtacgtcgcacgGCCAACGCGAAGCCGTTCCGCCTCACTGTGTCGTACCGCAGCCTGcgggacgaggcgctggcctCGGTCCTGCACgccctcgcggcgctcgagccagACTCGGCGCTCTCGGGTGGCGACCTTGTcctgctgcacgaggcgATTGCACACACCGTCGCCGAGTCGATGGACGAGGAAGCGTACGCATGGACCGGACAGCATTCGATCGGCACGTACGACCCCGCGTACTGGCAGCGGCACACGCAACGCTGGGGGTGGCCGCGCGACAGTGCCAAAACTAAGGCGATGCTTGCGCtgatcgaggcgctgtaCGAACGCATGAAGACGCCAGAGGACGTTGCAGCGCTCGTTCCTCCCTCGggcgaggccgtgcaggcgcctagcgacgcgtccgagacgcagcggctcgcTTGGAATGCAGCGCAAGAGCGCCTGCAGTGGCGCACCCtgtcgctgccgctcgaAGTGCCGCTGGTCGATGCCATCGCCGCCGTCACGATGCAGGCGGACTCGACGCGTGTCCTGGTCGGACAGCCCCTCGAAGTGACAATCACGATCCAAGTGTCGCTCTGCTGGGGCGCCGAGAAAAGCGCGGTCGCGGCCAGTGGTGTCGCCACGCATGGAAAGGAAGAAGAAACTCCCAAGACCGACGCTGAGGCTGCGAAAaccgaggccaaggccccagaggccggcgccgccgagcccgacgCTGCCGAGTCCGACACGCCGACCGACACTTCCTCCGACGCATCCTCTGCGCAGAAACCAAAAGCCCACTTGCAGTACAACATTGCGGGCGACTATGTCCACTGGCTCGTATGGGGCGACAAAAAGGGCACGCTCGTGCTTCCTGCCGACAGCCTCAGCAGCACGCACACGCTCCGTGCGACGCTGCTGCCGGTGCATGCCGGCTCGCTTCTCctgccgcgcgtgcgtaTCGCACCTGTGGCACCGACCTCTCGTCCTTTCCACTGCGAGACGTACATGACCAAcagcgctgcgtgcgtcgaCGCTGTGGACCCGCTCACGCCGGACACCTACTGGGTCGACCTGCGCCCTaacgagcgcctcgctgtATAG
- the PUP2 gene encoding proteasome endopeptidase complex (COG:O; EggNog:ENOG503NWYW; MEROPS:MER0047611) has translation MFLTRSEYDRGVNTFSPEGRLFQVEYALEAIKLGSTTVGIATKEGVVLGVEKRVQSPLLETSSIEKIMEIDTHVGAAMSGLTADARTMIDHARVTSQNHNFVYDEEIRVESVAQAVCDLALRFGENTEGDEAMMSRPFGVALLIVGIDENGPQLFHADPSGTFVRYEAKAIGSGSEGAQGELQEKYSKDMSLHDASLLTLRVLKQVMEEKLDEHNVQLATVTPRTAKDGRMSGKFEILDEARLKQLVEAM, from the exons ATGTTTCTGACGCGGTCCGAGTACG ACCGTGGCGTGAACACGTTCTCGCCTGAAGGGCGCCTGTTCCAGGTAGAGTATGCACTGGAGGCTATCAAGCTGGGGTCGACCACGGTCGGCATCGCGACGAAAGAAGgtgtcgtgctcggcgtggagaAGCGCGTCCAGtcgccgctcctcgagacCAGCTCGATTGAGAAGATCATGGAGATCGATACCcacgtcggcgctgcgATGAGTGGGCTTACTGCGGATGCGCGTACCATGATCGACCACGCGCGTGTCACGAGCCAGAACCACAACTTTGTCTACGACGAAGAGATCCGAGTCGAGAGTGTCGCACAGGCCGTGTGtgacctcgcgctgcgcttcgGTGAGAATACggagggcgacgaggcaatGATGAGCCGGCCGTTTGGCGTGGCGCTCCTCATTGTCGGCATCGACGAAAACGGGCCGCAGCTCTTCCACGCGGACCCGTCGGGGACCTTTGTCCGCtacgaggccaaggccatcggctcgggctccgAGGGTGCACAGGGCGAGCTCCAGGAAAAGTACTCAAAGGACATgtcgctgcacgacgcgtcgctcctcACCCTCCGCGTCCTGAAGCAGGTCATGGAGGAGAAACTCGACGAGCACAACGTGCAGCTCGCAACCGTCACACCGCGCACCGCCAAGGACGGGCGCATGTCGGGCAAGTTTGAaatcctcgacgaggcacggctcaagcagctcgtcgaggccatGTAG
- the ENT3 gene encoding Epsin-3, clathrin recruitment and traffic between the Golgi and endosome (BUSCO:EOG09263WB5; EggNog:ENOG503NTVR; COG:F), with translation MDLEEIGQKISNLTFYDIKSFYTQAKNYALNISEIEAKVREATNDDPWGASSTLMQEIAQAHDFNEIMPTIFRRFMEKEAHDWRQIYKALQLLEYIVKHGSERVVDEARAHLSTIKILRNFHYIDERGKDQGINVRNRAKELATLLSDVDLIRAERRKARANKAKYQGGGNTDFVPGSGGGRYGGFGSDSYYAGGAPSMPSAGSSVYGASAEPEYDEYDAGDDEHATHSTPAATSSAKPAQPAVADLFSFDDESSAPAPTPAPAPAAAPSIASGGLDDFDDFQAAPAATAPAPKPAPAPAKPAAPPAAKGNLFDFFDDDAPAAQPAAQPAAAIKAPSAPAAPAAGPRTASSTVVPTPAQKPSTAATFDDLWATSRGKPAQADDKGKKSMAQLAKDQTSSSVWGANTGAKPAGGQSKDLFDLL, from the exons ATG GACCTGGAGGAGATTGGGCAGAAGATCTCAAACTTGACCTTTTACGACATCAAGTCGTTCTACACGCAGGCCAAAAACTATGCGCTGAACATTTCCGAGATCGAGGccaaggtgcgcgaggcaaCCAACGACGACCCGTGGGGGGCCAGCTCGACCCTCATGCAGGAAATCGCGCAGGC CCATGACTTTAACGAGATCATGCCGACCATCTTTCGTCGGTTCATGGAAAAGGAAGCGCACGACTGGCGCCAGATTTACAAGGCGctccagctcctcgagtaCATTGTGAAGCACGGctcggagcgcgtcgtggacGAGGCACGCGCGCACCTGTCGACCATCAAGATCCTGCGCAACTTTCACTACATtgacgagcgcggcaaggACCAGGGCATCAACG TGCGCAACCGCgccaaggagctcgcgacgctgctcTCGGACGTGGACCTGATCCGCGCAGAGAGGCGCAAAGCGCGCGCCAACAAGGCCAAGTACCAGGGCGGCGGCAATACCGACTTTGTGccgggcagcggcggcggccgctaCGGCGGCTTTGGCTCCGACTCGTACtacgcgggcggcgcgccgagcatgcCGTCGGCCGGTTCGTCGGTGtacggcgcatcggcagAGCCCGAGTACGACGAGTAcgacgcgggcgacgacgagcacgcgacgcactcgacgccggccgctacgtcgagcgccaagCCGGCACAGCccgcggtcgccgacctgTTTAGCTTTGACGACGAGTCGAGCGCCCCGGCCCCGACCCCGGCCCCGGccccggccgccgcgccctcGATCGCTTCCGGCGGCCTGGACGACTTTGACGACTTCCAGGCCGCACCAGCGGCCACCGCCCCGGCCCCGaagcctgcgccggcgccggccaagccagctgcgccgcccgccgccaAGGGCAACCTGTTTGATTTCTtcgacgacgatgcgcccgccgcgcagcctgccgcgcagcccgccgcggcgatcAAGGCGCCgtctgcgccggccgcgccggccgctgGCCCCAggacggcgagctcgacggtgGTGCCGACACCTGCGCAAaagccgagcaccgcagCCACGTTTGACGATCTGTGGGCAACATCGCGTGGAAAGCCAGCGCAGGCCGACGACAAGGGCAAGAAGAgcatggcgcagctcgccaaggaccagacgagcagctcggtcTGGGGCGCCAACACCGGCGCCAAGCCGGCGGGAGGACAATCGAAAGACCTTTTTGATCTGTTGTAG
- a CDS encoding S2P endopeptidase (SECRETED:SignalP(1-15); EggNog:ENOG503Q170; MEROPS:MER0120335; COG:M; TransMembrane:5 (n4-15c20/21o36-61i82-100o120-143i321-342o395-416i)), giving the protein MLMVLMVCILSFVSLQVFHRLTLPAAHLAKRDTSPTWLTPVIPGVTVPFTILLPLFLVVLASQAVHESGHAIAAALHRIKPHAMGLSVVFPFLPVAYVALPEMHGRCTRREQLRIVSAGVAHNLGLLFLLRVAVFLGIGRLLWKDAHGLRVVHSGDANLAQWMPVHATITAVDDTALDALGSRERIEAWDAFLQGDGVSKDGWCVAKDAWTAASSACCQVPQPDMACFVAQASACLDPVAIFSNATRCEGGCSGVCVRPAAHELLGRVAVKQGPASELVVLRGPFDAMQRSIQVSPSRLPVLLMMVLGTVGTNAADTMALFIHYLEIIVVMVNVALAFFNMLPLPSLDGGAYLRLALVEYYAQDVPDTYMLDADDVEGGAVDTPWAPLVHRVLAVAQYTTIGLMVVALGGSTWLTLRS; this is encoded by the exons ATGCTCATGGTGCTCATGGTCTGCATCCTGAGCTTTGTGTCGCTACAGGTATTCCACCGCCTAACGCTGCCggccgcgcacctcgcgaaacgcgacacgtcgccgacgtggCTTACTCCGgtc ATTCCGGGGGTGACAGTGCCGTTCACTATCCTCCTTCCCCTGTTTCTCGTGGTGCTGGCGAGCCAGGCTGTGCACGAGAGCGGGCATGCAatcgccgctgcgctgcaccgcatCAAGCCGCATGCGATGGGTCTTTCGGTCGTCTTTCCCTTTCTTCCGGTagcgtacgtcgcgctcccGGAGATGCACGGGCggtgcacgaggcgcgagcagctgcggATTGtgtcggccggcgtcgcacATAACCTGGGCCTCTTGTTCCTCCTGCGTGTTGCCGTGTTCTTGGGTATCGGGCGGCTTCTTTGGAAGGATGCGCACGGGCTACGCGTCGTGCATTCTGGCGATGCGAATCTCGCACAGTGGATGCCGGTGCACGCAACCATCACCGCGGTAGacgacacggcgctcgatgcaCTCGGCTcccgcgagcgcatcgaggctTGGGACGCCTTTCTCCAAGGCGATGGCGTGTCCAAAGACGGGTGGTGCGTAGCAAAGGACGCATggacggcggcgtcgagcgcatgctgCCAGGTGCCCCAGCCGGATATGGCTTGCTTTGTGGCACAGGCCTCGGCATGTCTCGACCCTGTCGCCATCTTTTCGAatgcgacgcggtgcgaAGGCGGAtgcagcggcgtgtgcgTACGCCCTGCAGCACACGAACTGCTTGGGCGTGTTGCAGTGAAGCAAGGCCCTGCGTCGGAGCTggtcgtgctgcgcggcccCTTTGATgcgatgcagcgcagcaTTCAAGTGTCTCCCTCACGGCTGCCTGTGCTTTTGATGATGGTCCTCGGCACGGTCGGCACAAATGCCGCCGATACCATGGCCCTTTTTATTCACTACCTCGAGATCATCGTCGTGATGGTCAATGTCGCCCTCGCCTTTTTTAATATGCTGCCCCTGCCATCCCTGGATGGCGGGGCATACTTGCGTCTGGCCTTGGTCGAGTACTATGCCCAAGACGTCCCCGATACCTATATGCTtgacgccgacgacgtcgaaggcggcgcggtcgacaCGCCGTGGGCACCTCTTGTCCACCGCGTCCTGGCCGTCGCGCAATACACCACGATCGGCCTGATggtcgtcgccctcggAGGGAGTACGTGGCTCACACTCCGTTCCTAG
- the PAP1 gene encoding polynucleotide adenylyltransferase (EggNog:ENOG503NUH2; TransMembrane:1 (i221-240o); BUSCO:EOG09260VYK; COG:A), whose translation MSTPYLGVTPPISLAGPTEKDVEISKNLEAELRAQNVFESNEEAKLREVVLGRVDAIVKEFVYRASIAHGLPESAARNAGGKIFTFGSYRLGVHGPGSDIDTLCVAPKHVQREDFFTIFEALLKDREEISELASVPEAYVPLIKTKFMGISIDFLFSRIALPRIDDALELKDDNLLKNLDERDVRSLGGSRVTDEILRLVPDVHVFRMALRCIKLWASRRAIYSNVLGFLGGVAWAMLVARICQLYPNESAGPIVSRFFIIMHQWKWPQPVLLKNIEEGPLPVRVWNPRLYPTDRLHRMPIITPAYPSMCATHNVSQSTQMVMTQEFLRGSEIVDRVFQGKGQWSELFEKHDFFHKYKYYLQVIASSGSADLQLKWQGTVESRLRQLIMKLELVPTLLCAHPYVKGFNQESLCFTDEEVRQVATGDIPDAVAERTKVKDLPAEGEAAKEKDEEVQELDADKGRRTIYTTTFYIGLKIESRQATDGPTRRLDISYPTIDFTQKVKQWDQFDESAMGIIVRHIKGTNLPEYVFDGDTRPRKVASKRTKNKHADAADDSTAKKAKADVPVDPTPAEAAALAQ comes from the coding sequence ATGAGCACGCCGTACTTGGGGGTGACGCCGCCCATCTCGCTCGCGGGTCCGACCGAGAAGGACGTCGAGATTTCCAAGAACCTGGAGGctgagctgcgtgcgcagaaTGTGTTTGAGTCGAACGAGGAAgccaagctgcgcgaggtggtTTTGGGCCGCGTCGATGCGATCGTGAAAGAGTTTGTGTACCgcgcgtcgatcgcgcATGGACTGCCAGAGAGTGCGGCGCGGAATGCGGGCGGAAAGATCTTTACGTTTGGCTCGTACCGCCTCGGTGTGCACGGCCCCGGCTCGGATATCGATACGTTGTGTGTGGCCCCGAAGCacgtccagcgcgaggacTTTTTTACCATCTttgaggcgctgctcaaggaCCGCGAAGAGATTTCCGAGCTGGCCAGCGTGCCAGAGGCCTACGTGCCGCTGATCAAGACCAAGTTTATGGGCATCTCGATCGATTTCCTCTTCTCGCGCATTGCGCTCccgcgcatcgacgacgcgctcgagctgaaGGACGACAATTTGCTCAAgaacctcgacgagcgcgatgtGCGTTCGCTCGGTGGCTCGCGTGTCACGGACGAGATCCTGCGTCTCGTGCCGGACGTGCACGTATTCCGcatggcgctgcgctgcatcAAGCTGTGGGCGAGTCGACGAGCAATCTACTCCAACGTCCTTGGTTTCTTGGGTGGTGTGGCGTGGGCCATGCTGGTCGCGCGCATCTGCCAGCTCTATCCGAATGAGAGCGCGGGGCCGATCGTGAGCCGCTTCTTTATCATTATGCACCAGTGGAAGTGGCCCCAGCCAGTCTTGCTGAAAAACATTGAAGAGGGGCCGCTCCCGGTGCGTGTGTGGAACCCACGGCTGTACCCAACGGATCGGCTGCACCGCATGCCGATCATCACGCCTGCGTACCCGTCCatgtgcgcgacgcacaaCGTGTCGCAATCGACGCAGATGGTCATGACGCAAGAGTTTCTGCGTGGCTCCGAGATTGTCGACCGTGTCTTCCAGGGCAAGGGGCAGTGGTCCGAGCTGTTTGAAAAGCACGACTTTTTCCACAAATACAAGTACTACCTGCAGGTTATTGCCTCGTCGGGATCGGCCGACCTGCAGCTCAAATGGCAGGGCACGGTCGAgtcgcgcctgcgccagctcATCATgaagctcgagctggtgcCTACATTGCTGTGTGCGCATCCTTACGTCAAGGGATTCAACCAAGAGTCGCTCTGCTTTACCGACGAAGAGGTGCGGCAGGTCGCCACCGGCGACATCCCAGACGCGGTCGCGGAGCGCACCAAGGTCAAGGACCTTccggccgagggcgaggccgCGAAGGAGAAGGATGAAGAGGTacaggagctcgacgcagACAAGGGGCGCCGTACCATTTATACCACCACCTTCTACATCGGCCTCAAGATCGAGTCCAGACAGGCGACCGACGGACCGACACGCCGCCTGGACATTTCGTATCCTACGATCGACTTTACGCAAAAGGTCAAGCAGTGGGACCAGTTCGACGAGTCGGCCATGGGGATTATCGTGCGCCATATCAAGGGGACCAACCTGCCGGAGTATGTATTCGATGGAGATACACGCCCGCGGAAGGTCGCGTCGAAGCGCACCAAGAACAAGCACGCGGATGCGGCCGACGACTCGACGGCAAAGAAGGCCAAGGCTGACGTACCGGTCGACCCCACCCCGGCCGAGGCTGCTGCGCTAGCACAGTAG
- a CDS encoding uncharacterized protein (TransMembrane:1 (o277-298i); COG:S; EggNog:ENOG503P70D), giving the protein MSATLTSYEPTSWYPQAYTSTRNPLSTYERSSSVWDSPAWSTDRAPFRSSIWQSPPAFSTWRPSLSTPTPSPAAPESISGSSSYGFVNTRSLVLPYANVQESSSSSTLVSSSGGASSSASTSTSSGSSSYPLRIIPQNVTRVQHSDTVLTAVLFKPSMPWPWVVRQRDTTAQIFTYMPRLIATGIEDPPSSVFTKELREYMVNDTSRTLYLVYIPDARVDEFKNAIQSPLDKMAPAQADGVEHQLLEQIDTSFDGYAYAAALPPDGPQPVPVTTRNALVGCFTGVAGLALAGFFIWLMQRFHRRSIARRKRERRSTIKSFSALSNSPVLLACDLPPAPRNSSFYVGDAHSSSITAFESAGVTGTCDVVATPFLGSCPVAATSPWRPIPPRDAPRSESDEELGVIERYYNYSDLIPHVHASGASSPAATAHRRTRSTSSI; this is encoded by the coding sequence ATGAGTGCGACGCTCACTTCCTACGAGCCTACTTCGTGGTACCCCCAAGCGTACACCTCAACCCGAAACCCGCTCAGCACTTATgagcgctcgtcgagtgTGTGGGATTCGCCGGCATGGAGCACGGACCGTGCGCCCTTTCGCTCGAGCATCTGGCAGAGTCCTCCTGCCTTCTCGACCTGGCGCCCCTCGCTCAGTACACCGACGCCAAGCCCTGCGGCACCCGAGTCGATTAGTGGATCGAGCAGTTATGGGTTTGTGAACACACGCTCGCTGGTCTTGCCCTATGCCAATGTCCAAGaatcgtcgtcgtccagcaCCTTGGTGTCGAGTAGTGGCGgagcgtcgagcagcgcgagcacgagcacgagcagcggctcgtCTTCATATCCCCTGCGGATCATTCCCCAGAACGTGACGCGTGTGCAGCATTCCGACACGGTCCTTACTGCTGTGCTCTTCAAGCCATCGATGCCGTGGCCCTGGGTCGTACGCCAGCGCGACACGACGGCCCAGATCTTTACGTACATGCCCCGACTAATTGCGACCGGTATTGAAGATCCGCCCAGCAGCGTGTTCACGAAAGAGCTGCGTGAGTACATGGTGAATGACACGTCGCGTACGCTCTACCTCGTTTATATTCCCGATGCTCGAGTTGACGAGTTCAAGAATGCTATCCAGTCGCCGTTGGACAAGATGGCTCCGGCGCAGGCAGATggcgtcgagcaccagcTCCTGGAGCAGATCGATACGTCGTTTGACGGGTACGCCTacgcggccgcgctgccgcctgATGGTCCGCAGCCAGTGCCTGTCACGACACGCAATGCGCTTGTCGGCTGTTTTACCGGCGTCGCTGGCCTAGCACTTGCCGGCTTCTTCATCTGGCTCATGCAGCGTTTCCACCGACGTAGCATCGCGCGGAGGAaacgcgagcggcgcagcacgatcAAGTCGTTTAGTGCGCTGTCCAACTCGCCCGTGCTGCTTGCGTGCGACCTgcctcctgcgccgcggaaCAGCAGTTTCTATGTCGGTGACGCGCACAGCTCGTCCATCACGGCCTTTGAGTCGGCCGGCGTCACTGGAACGTGTGATGTCGTCGCGACACCTTTCCTTGGCTCGTGCCCTGTTGCGGCCACGTCCCCGTGGCGGCCTATCCCCCCCCGCGATGCGCCCCGCTCGGAAAGTGACGAGGAGTTGGGCGTGATCGAGCGTTACTACAATTACTCCGATCTGATCCCCCACGTTCatgcgagcggcgcgtcgtcgcccgccgcgacggcgcaccgccggaCGCGCTCTACGAGTTCGATTTGA